A region of Streptomyces halobius DNA encodes the following proteins:
- a CDS encoding roadblock/LC7 domain-containing protein has product MDWMLEDLASSVPQTRDVVVLSSDGLCMAQFGTDKDTADRLAAACAGLQSLSAAIATEFPHGNGQMKLVVIEVNGGFFYLMAAGAGAYLAVLADDDVDAGLMGERMRDLVARIGQHLTSPPRADRQVP; this is encoded by the coding sequence ATGGACTGGATGCTCGAAGACCTGGCATCCAGCGTTCCGCAGACCCGTGATGTCGTGGTGCTGTCCTCAGACGGCTTGTGTATGGCGCAGTTCGGTACGGACAAGGACACCGCGGACCGCCTCGCCGCAGCCTGCGCCGGACTGCAGAGCCTGTCGGCGGCCATCGCCACGGAATTCCCGCACGGCAACGGGCAGATGAAGCTCGTCGTCATCGAAGTCAACGGCGGCTTCTTCTATCTGATGGCGGCCGGCGCCGGAGCGTATCTGGCAGTGCTGGCCGACGACGATGTGGACGCCGGACTCATGGGAGAACGCATGCGGGACCTGGTCGCCCGGATCGGTCAACACCTCACCAGCCCGCCGCGGGCCGACCGGCAGGTCCCATGA
- a CDS encoding GTP-binding protein, with product MDCKISEPVVGPRSEDVLPASVTTAVKVVIVGGFGVGKTTLVGSVSEIRPLTTEETMTQAGVGVDDIAGIERKTETTVAMDFGRISLSDELVLYLFGTPGQQRFWFLWNGLFEGALGAVVLIDTRRLEVSFDVIGRLEERGVPFIVAINAFPDGPTYPMSELRVALDIPDSVPMIDCDARDRVSSRDALLTLMRYLHTLTTTPPEPR from the coding sequence ATGGACTGCAAAATCTCTGAACCCGTCGTCGGTCCCCGCAGTGAAGACGTTCTGCCGGCCTCGGTCACCACAGCGGTCAAAGTGGTGATCGTCGGCGGCTTCGGGGTCGGGAAGACCACCCTCGTCGGATCGGTCAGTGAGATCCGTCCGCTGACGACCGAGGAGACCATGACGCAGGCCGGTGTCGGGGTGGACGACATCGCCGGAATCGAGCGCAAGACCGAAACCACCGTGGCGATGGACTTCGGCCGGATCAGCCTCAGTGACGAACTGGTGCTGTATCTGTTCGGCACTCCGGGCCAGCAGCGCTTCTGGTTTCTGTGGAACGGCCTTTTCGAAGGCGCGCTGGGGGCGGTGGTCCTGATCGACACCCGTCGGCTGGAAGTCAGCTTCGATGTGATCGGCCGACTTGAGGAACGCGGTGTGCCGTTCATCGTCGCCATCAACGCCTTTCCGGACGGCCCCACATACCCGATGTCCGAGCTCCGCGTCGCCCTGGACATCCCCGACTCCGTACCCATGATCGATTGCGACGCCCGCGACCGTGTCTCCAGCCGCGATGCCCTGCTGACCCTCATGCGTTATCTGCACACCCTTACCACCACACCCCCGGAGCCCCGGTGA
- a CDS encoding GNAT family N-acetyltransferase, with protein sequence MYAISLDDDGAELRPLEPWRAEEFLAHIDRGREFIGQHIPLPDRATDLESSRAYLQSYAEKTAADTGRLYGIWTDGKLVGGVLFRTMDVEQGTAEAGCWLEPSAVGKGLVTRAVRVIIDWVVEERCIHRVEWLASAANEPSIAVARRLGMTKDGVLRESYLYRGKRHDTEVWSVLAPEWRADRQVS encoded by the coding sequence ATGTACGCGATATCCCTGGACGACGACGGTGCCGAGCTGCGCCCGCTGGAGCCATGGCGCGCCGAGGAGTTCCTGGCCCATATCGACCGTGGGCGGGAGTTCATCGGGCAGCACATCCCGTTGCCGGACCGTGCCACGGACCTGGAGTCGAGCCGGGCGTACCTGCAGTCGTACGCGGAGAAGACCGCGGCTGACACCGGGCGGCTCTACGGGATCTGGACCGACGGCAAGCTGGTCGGCGGAGTCCTGTTCCGGACGATGGACGTCGAGCAGGGCACCGCCGAGGCGGGCTGCTGGCTTGAGCCGTCGGCGGTGGGCAAGGGGCTGGTGACCCGGGCCGTGCGGGTGATCATCGATTGGGTCGTCGAGGAGCGGTGCATCCACCGCGTGGAGTGGCTGGCCTCGGCGGCGAATGAGCCCAGCATCGCCGTCGCCCGGCGGCTCGGGATGACGAAGGACGGCGTCCTGCGGGAGAGCTACCTGTATCGGGGCAAGCGGCACGACACGGAGGTCTGGTCGGTACTCGCACCGGAGTGGCGGGCGGACAGGCAGGTGTCCTGA
- a CDS encoding sensor histidine kinase, translating into MWLLPPVLLAVCGAVIVWLTPSMARSQVAWIGAIATVAVAAAAGEAARRARATDELRRQYAEREATLQQYLAEQEVETVRMAKETLPAAMAKLQQGVTPDEVLESVAQKSDVSPEFEVAHKAVLRYVLQAVAAEEDLRDSAQRAFVNIARRVQAIIHQQAQELREMEDRHGQDPEVFGDLLHLDHRTALVGRLADSIAVLGGARPGRQWQQNVPLFNVLRGAMSRILDYQRVDLHSVAEVGILGRAVEPLIHALSELLDNSTRYSPPQTRVHLTATEIQTGVAIEIEDAGIGLTDEARVRAERALAQHSTSGLDLDDLGEAPRLGLAVVGRLCHTHAFKVSLRPSAYGGVRVVLIVPPDLITATPVPGGMVAKAATLPPPRHSVGPKRSVTAEEPTPTASPRSANGLPQRRRRTRAMAPRMQPKPAASTATDSKPPVSADSPPQAGMWLAAFQEGISGESRAESPADRPDGLSEKESER; encoded by the coding sequence ATGTGGCTGTTGCCACCCGTACTCCTGGCCGTGTGCGGGGCGGTGATCGTGTGGCTGACGCCCTCAATGGCCCGTTCCCAAGTCGCCTGGATCGGCGCCATCGCGACGGTGGCAGTGGCCGCCGCCGCCGGGGAGGCGGCGCGCCGGGCACGCGCGACCGACGAACTGCGCAGGCAGTACGCCGAGAGAGAGGCGACCCTGCAGCAGTATCTGGCCGAGCAAGAGGTCGAGACGGTGCGGATGGCCAAGGAGACACTGCCCGCGGCCATGGCCAAGCTGCAGCAAGGCGTCACGCCCGATGAGGTGCTGGAAAGCGTCGCCCAGAAGTCCGACGTCAGCCCCGAGTTCGAAGTCGCGCACAAGGCAGTGCTGCGCTACGTCCTCCAGGCCGTGGCGGCCGAGGAAGACCTGCGTGACTCCGCCCAGCGGGCCTTCGTCAACATCGCCCGCCGTGTCCAGGCCATCATCCACCAACAGGCCCAGGAACTACGGGAGATGGAGGACCGCCACGGCCAGGATCCGGAAGTCTTCGGCGACTTGCTGCACCTCGACCACCGGACGGCACTCGTCGGCCGGCTCGCGGACAGCATCGCGGTACTCGGTGGGGCCCGGCCGGGTCGTCAATGGCAGCAGAACGTACCGCTGTTCAACGTGTTGCGCGGTGCGATGTCCCGCATCCTCGACTACCAGCGTGTCGATCTGCACTCCGTGGCCGAGGTCGGCATTCTCGGACGCGCGGTCGAGCCGCTGATCCACGCCCTGTCCGAGCTGCTGGACAACTCCACGCGCTATTCACCGCCGCAGACCCGTGTCCATCTGACCGCGACGGAGATCCAGACCGGTGTGGCCATCGAGATCGAGGACGCCGGGATCGGTCTGACCGACGAAGCCCGCGTCCGCGCCGAGCGTGCCCTGGCACAGCACTCCACCAGCGGGCTCGACCTCGACGACCTGGGTGAGGCGCCGCGGCTCGGCCTGGCCGTGGTCGGCCGGCTCTGCCACACCCATGCCTTCAAGGTCTCCCTCCGTCCGTCCGCGTACGGCGGTGTACGCGTCGTCCTGATCGTCCCGCCGGACCTGATCACCGCGACCCCGGTGCCCGGTGGGATGGTGGCCAAGGCCGCCACCCTGCCGCCGCCCCGGCACAGCGTCGGGCCGAAGCGCTCGGTGACCGCCGAGGAGCCGACGCCCACCGCTTCGCCGCGCAGCGCCAACGGGCTCCCGCAGCGTCGGCGCCGTACGCGGGCCATGGCTCCCCGCATGCAGCCGAAGCCCGCGGCCTCCACCGCCACGGACTCCAAGCCCCCGGTGTCAGCAGATTCACCCCCACAGGCCGGAATGTGGCTGGCCGCCTTCCAGGAGGGCATCTCCGGCGAGTCCCGAGCTGAATCCCCGGCGGATCGGCCCGATGGTCTGAGCGAAAAAGAGTCCGAGCGATAA
- a CDS encoding cytochrome P450, producing MGLYEKLRAEHGPVAPILLDGDLPAWLVIGYREILEVAGTPSRFSRDSRIWRWFKEGKVPPESPLLPMIAWQPVCLFLDGDERQRLRVAVTDGLERFSRRGIRRHVTRFTHQLIDGFAYRGEADLADEFAEHLPMLVMTQLLGMPDEYGPRLVQASRDMVAGTETSVDSNEFIVKTLQQLVGRKRASPGEDITSWLIEHPSQLTDEEVWNHLRVILIAANETTVNLLKSTLRMLLTDPRCHASLAGGQMTLPDVLEQVLWDEPPLMTIPGRWASVDTEVGGQKVEAGDMLLLGLGAGNHDPAVRPDPAVSMHGNRSHLAFSSGPQECPGQDIGRAIADTSIPEEELRWKSGWMTRHLTSLPVQFSARRSGASAESAGPGGVDAETERAATGSGSRSMDKLLGPSPSTPVPGARLSWWRSLKAWLRRR from the coding sequence ATGGGTCTGTACGAGAAGCTGCGCGCCGAACACGGACCTGTCGCGCCCATCCTGCTGGACGGAGACCTCCCGGCCTGGCTCGTCATCGGCTACCGCGAGATCCTTGAAGTCGCCGGTACGCCCTCCCGGTTCAGTCGTGATTCCCGCATCTGGCGCTGGTTCAAGGAAGGCAAAGTACCGCCGGAATCCCCACTGCTCCCGATGATCGCCTGGCAGCCGGTCTGCTTGTTCCTGGACGGCGACGAACGCCAGCGGTTGCGCGTGGCGGTCACTGATGGACTGGAACGCTTCAGCCGCCGTGGAATTCGACGCCATGTCACGCGCTTCACCCACCAGTTGATCGATGGCTTCGCCTACCGAGGAGAAGCGGATCTGGCCGACGAGTTCGCGGAACATCTGCCCATGCTCGTCATGACGCAGCTGCTGGGAATGCCCGATGAATACGGTCCGCGGCTGGTCCAAGCCAGCAGAGACATGGTGGCGGGCACCGAGACGTCGGTGGACAGCAACGAGTTCATCGTGAAGACGCTCCAGCAACTCGTGGGGCGCAAGCGCGCCAGCCCTGGCGAGGACATCACGTCCTGGCTGATCGAGCACCCCTCTCAGCTCACCGACGAAGAGGTCTGGAATCACCTGCGGGTCATCCTCATCGCCGCGAACGAGACCACCGTCAATTTGCTCAAGAGCACCCTGCGGATGCTCCTCACCGACCCCCGTTGCCATGCGTCGCTGGCCGGCGGTCAGATGACCCTGCCCGACGTGCTGGAGCAGGTGCTGTGGGACGAACCGCCCCTGATGACCATCCCTGGGCGCTGGGCATCCGTGGACACGGAGGTCGGTGGTCAGAAGGTCGAGGCGGGGGACATGCTGCTGCTCGGTCTCGGCGCCGGAAACCACGACCCGGCCGTGCGCCCCGACCCCGCGGTTTCCATGCACGGAAACCGTTCCCACCTCGCCTTCAGCAGCGGCCCGCAGGAGTGCCCCGGCCAGGACATCGGCCGCGCTATCGCCGACACCAGCATCCCCGAGGAGGAGCTGCGCTGGAAATCGGGCTGGATGACGCGGCATCTGACAAGCCTGCCGGTGCAGTTCAGCGCGCGTCGGTCCGGTGCTTCCGCTGAATCCGCCGGTCCGGGGGGAGTTGACGCGGAGACTGAGCGGGCCGCCACGGGGAGCGGCTCAAGGTCCATGGACAAGCTCCTCGGTCCGTCCCCTTCGACTCCGGTTCCGGGTGCACGCCTGTCCTGGTGGCGCTCGCTGAAGGCATGGCTGCGAAGGCGGTAG
- a CDS encoding formylglycine-generating enzyme family protein — MDMHAGNEMVAVPPGRVTLSDRRTQRSWSTELGPYRISAFPMTQAQYAQCTGQRPSSAQGDRLPVEGVSWWDAVRFCNALSRSEGLAPVYRLHADAEGVEWEASADGYRLPTEAEWEHACRAGTAGARYGRLDEVAWYRGNSGGRIHDVGGKPPNAWGLSDMLGNVWEWCWDIYDAEVYGSYRVLRGGGWFDEHWSCRASVRRRSHPTFQIDDVGFRVARSIVR; from the coding sequence ATGGACATGCACGCAGGAAACGAGATGGTCGCCGTCCCGCCGGGGCGGGTGACGCTGTCGGATCGGCGAACGCAGCGGAGTTGGTCGACCGAGCTTGGGCCCTATCGGATATCGGCGTTCCCGATGACTCAGGCGCAGTACGCACAGTGCACCGGTCAGCGGCCGAGCAGCGCGCAAGGCGACCGATTGCCCGTCGAGGGCGTTTCGTGGTGGGACGCGGTCCGGTTCTGCAATGCCCTGTCCCGGAGCGAGGGATTGGCGCCCGTCTATCGCCTCCATGCTGACGCCGAGGGTGTTGAATGGGAAGCTTCCGCTGATGGCTACCGGCTCCCGACCGAGGCCGAGTGGGAACACGCGTGTCGTGCCGGTACGGCCGGGGCGCGGTACGGGCGGCTCGACGAGGTCGCTTGGTACCGCGGCAATTCGGGCGGGCGGATCCACGATGTGGGCGGCAAACCCCCCAATGCCTGGGGCCTGTCCGACATGCTGGGCAACGTCTGGGAGTGGTGCTGGGACATCTACGATGCCGAGGTCTACGGCAGCTATCGGGTGCTGCGTGGCGGCGGTTGGTTCGACGAGCACTGGAGCTGTCGGGCCTCGGTGCGACGCCGTAGCCACCCGACTTTCCAGATTGACGACGTGGGGTTCCGTGTCGCGCGTTCCATCGTGCGGTGA
- a CDS encoding aminotransferase class I/II-fold pyridoxal phosphate-dependent enzyme has product MTIVLSSDALAGLLDRARRDYEELAARGLKLDLTRGKPAPEQLDLSGDLLTLPGGRHTAADGADVRNYGGLQGLPELREIFAGLLQVPAGQLLAAGNSSLELMHDCLVHALLSVLPGAEARWADQGRVVFLCPVPGYDRHFALCERFGIEMIPVPMTEAGPDMDVVERLVAEDPAVKGIWCVPKYSNPSGVSYSDETVARLARMETAAPDFRIFWDNAYAAHHLTDEPVQIADLLAACTASGNPDRAFLFGSTSKITFAGAGVAFFGSSPANVSWLTANNSKRSIGPDKTNQLRHVLFLRDEDGVRAHMERQRALLQPKFDAVQRILEAELGGTGLAEWTTPKGGYFVTLEVMEGCAEDVVRRAAEAGIVLTPAGATHPYGDDPRDATIRIAPSYPSLAELEQAMLGLTVCVRLSGYEKMLTT; this is encoded by the coding sequence ATGACCATCGTGCTGAGCTCCGACGCCCTGGCCGGGCTTCTCGACCGGGCCCGGCGGGACTACGAGGAGCTGGCGGCGCGAGGTCTCAAGCTCGACCTCACCCGGGGCAAGCCGGCGCCCGAGCAGCTCGACCTCTCCGGGGACCTGCTGACCCTGCCGGGCGGGCGGCACACCGCCGCCGATGGCGCGGACGTGCGCAACTACGGTGGCCTGCAGGGCCTGCCGGAGCTCCGCGAGATCTTCGCCGGGCTGCTGCAGGTACCGGCCGGGCAGCTCCTCGCGGCCGGTAACTCCAGCCTGGAGCTGATGCACGACTGCCTGGTCCACGCCCTCCTGAGCGTGCTGCCGGGCGCCGAAGCCCGCTGGGCCGACCAGGGCCGGGTCGTGTTCCTGTGCCCAGTGCCCGGCTACGACCGGCACTTCGCGCTCTGCGAGCGGTTCGGCATCGAGATGATCCCGGTCCCGATGACCGAGGCCGGCCCGGACATGGACGTCGTGGAGCGCCTCGTGGCCGAGGACCCCGCCGTCAAGGGCATCTGGTGCGTCCCGAAGTACAGCAACCCGTCCGGCGTCAGCTACAGCGACGAGACGGTGGCGCGCCTGGCCCGCATGGAGACGGCCGCCCCGGACTTCCGGATCTTCTGGGACAACGCCTACGCCGCCCACCACCTCACCGACGAGCCCGTGCAGATCGCCGACCTCCTCGCCGCGTGCACAGCGAGCGGCAACCCGGACCGGGCGTTCCTCTTCGGCTCCACCTCGAAGATCACCTTCGCGGGCGCGGGCGTCGCCTTCTTCGGCTCCTCGCCCGCCAACGTGAGCTGGCTGACCGCCAACAACTCCAAGCGCTCGATCGGCCCCGACAAGACCAACCAGCTGCGCCACGTCCTCTTCCTCCGGGACGAGGACGGCGTACGGGCCCACATGGAGCGCCAACGAGCCCTGCTCCAGCCCAAGTTCGATGCCGTCCAGCGCATCCTGGAAGCCGAGCTCGGCGGCACCGGCCTGGCCGAGTGGACCACCCCCAAAGGCGGTTACTTCGTCACCCTTGAGGTCATGGAGGGCTGCGCCGAGGATGTGGTGCGCCGCGCGGCCGAGGCGGGCATCGTGCTGACCCCGGCCGGCGCGACCCACCCGTACGGCGACGACCCCCGCGACGCGACGATCCGCATCGCGCCCAGCTACCCGAGCCTGGCCGAGCTGGAGCAGGCGATGCTCGGTCTGACCGTGTGCGTGCGTCTGTCCGGCTACGAGAAGATGCTCACGACCTGA
- a CDS encoding DUF742 domain-containing protein, translating into MSDPKEEQPKGWEEGAPERLYVIASGGNQPGQKTPLDMVTLIVTRNGPSSSMQPELAAIVRICDYPLSVAEISAYLHLPVSVITVLLADLLESGHVEARAPIPATSLPDVELLEAVMHGLQNL; encoded by the coding sequence ATGAGCGACCCGAAAGAGGAACAGCCCAAGGGCTGGGAAGAGGGCGCTCCGGAACGGCTCTACGTCATTGCGTCCGGCGGGAACCAACCCGGCCAGAAAACCCCCCTGGACATGGTCACGCTGATCGTCACCAGGAACGGGCCCAGTTCGAGCATGCAGCCCGAACTCGCCGCCATCGTCCGCATATGCGACTACCCCTTGTCCGTCGCCGAGATCTCCGCATATCTCCATCTGCCGGTCAGCGTGATCACGGTATTGCTCGCGGATCTGCTGGAGAGCGGCCATGTCGAAGCCCGCGCACCGATCCCGGCCACGTCGTTGCCCGATGTCGAACTTTTGGAGGCGGTGATGCATGGACTGCAAAATCTCTGA
- a CDS encoding helix-turn-helix domain-containing protein has product MTKSTPQITCGHCRRTFQRPKPTGRTPRYCSAKCRSASYRDRTATPARPRSYDDDVVRISRALLTKAQVLDHLAHNQVQALPLEAVEQCVALQRDLCDVTAVAIRQALSNGALWPQIARAMNSSASTLKVSYSEEKVDKILAKRADRGPARPRRPAGLHDGRRPRILSQTSCWLPGQPGYPLTRALSYLGRTGGKPTVRDLAVSTGVSTSYIYRIMSGERTPTWEVAAGFARACDADPDDLTFLWNTAHELPLLPPSGQTYRQAVHALQAALRGLRLAAACPEIPTLLRPGTAPLTVGAATALLSAHPPAAGFLRWPVVRALAVALHGEPDAIRPLWERVHALAGTADDAERGRSWPAEAFG; this is encoded by the coding sequence ATGACGAAGAGCACTCCGCAGATCACGTGCGGCCATTGCCGCCGCACTTTTCAACGACCCAAGCCCACCGGTCGCACGCCCCGGTACTGCAGCGCCAAATGCCGTAGCGCCTCCTACCGCGACCGCACCGCCACCCCGGCCCGGCCCCGCAGCTACGACGACGATGTCGTGCGCATCAGCCGAGCCCTGCTGACGAAAGCCCAAGTCCTGGACCACCTCGCGCACAACCAGGTGCAGGCCCTGCCCCTGGAAGCTGTCGAGCAGTGCGTCGCCCTGCAGCGCGACCTCTGCGATGTCACGGCCGTCGCCATCCGCCAGGCCCTGTCCAACGGCGCCCTCTGGCCGCAGATCGCCAGGGCCATGAACAGCTCGGCGAGCACCCTCAAGGTCAGCTACTCCGAAGAGAAGGTCGACAAGATACTGGCGAAACGCGCGGACCGGGGCCCCGCCCGGCCGCGGAGGCCGGCCGGCCTCCACGACGGCCGGCGCCCGCGCATCCTGTCGCAGACGAGCTGCTGGCTGCCCGGCCAGCCCGGCTACCCCTTGACCCGTGCCCTGTCCTACCTGGGCCGCACCGGCGGAAAACCGACCGTGCGTGACCTGGCCGTCAGCACGGGCGTCTCGACGTCGTACATCTACCGGATCATGTCGGGGGAGCGCACACCCACCTGGGAGGTCGCCGCGGGATTCGCCCGAGCCTGCGACGCCGACCCGGACGACCTGACCTTCCTGTGGAACACCGCCCATGAACTTCCGTTGCTTCCCCCGTCCGGACAGACGTACCGGCAGGCCGTCCACGCGCTGCAGGCCGCGCTGCGCGGCCTGCGCCTGGCCGCTGCCTGCCCCGAGATACCCACTCTCCTGCGACCCGGCACGGCGCCGCTGACCGTCGGCGCCGCCACCGCCTTGCTGTCCGCGCACCCCCCCGCCGCCGGATTTCTGCGCTGGCCCGTGGTCAGGGCGCTTGCCGTGGCCCTGCACGGCGAGCCGGACGCGATCCGGCCGCTGTGGGAGCGCGTTCACGCACTCGCCGGGACGGCCGACGACGCCGAACGGGGCCGCTCGTGGCCGGCCGAGGCATTCGGCTGA